A window of the Desulforapulum autotrophicum HRM2 genome harbors these coding sequences:
- a CDS encoding MFS transporter, whose protein sequence is MITGSTPAKAAALIAVMCMAQVLGMLGVFAFPAMLPHFMDLWALTNSQAGWISGIYFAGYSIAVPVLTSLTDRIDSRKIYLVSCFVSMIANLGFGIFSQGFWTAIVFRALCGIGLAGTFIPGLKVLIDRLKAPFLPRAISFYTACFGLGLNASFYYAGVIFEWFGWKPVFFIAGACSGFVLLLCLMILVPMPIEKKESSLSGILSALDFRPVWQNSGARTYIIAYMCHMWEMFAARSWMVAFLTFSITLHAGSTPFMAPTTVMAVAGISGMFASILFGELAVKFGRHRIVSAVMTVSGLLSLGIGFMADLPFPALVCLCIAYTFFFQGDSAAIHAGVITAADPDRRGATMALQSLAGFAAASLSPIVVGVVLDLTGGGNSPFSWGLTFATMGLTAFSGLVLLLRVHARNKP, encoded by the coding sequence ATGATAACCGGTTCAACACCGGCAAAAGCTGCTGCCCTTATCGCCGTTATGTGCATGGCACAGGTGCTTGGTATGCTTGGCGTGTTTGCCTTTCCCGCCATGCTTCCCCATTTTATGGATCTGTGGGCATTGACAAACAGCCAGGCAGGATGGATCAGTGGCATCTATTTTGCCGGATATTCCATTGCCGTCCCTGTTTTAACCAGTTTGACGGACCGTATTGATTCCCGGAAAATATACCTTGTCTCTTGTTTTGTAAGCATGATTGCCAATCTGGGATTTGGAATCTTCAGTCAGGGGTTCTGGACCGCCATTGTTTTCAGGGCCTTGTGTGGCATTGGCCTTGCCGGCACCTTTATTCCGGGCTTAAAAGTCCTTATCGATAGACTTAAAGCACCGTTTCTGCCACGGGCGATTTCTTTTTATACGGCCTGTTTCGGGCTGGGTTTGAATGCTTCCTTTTATTATGCCGGTGTCATTTTTGAATGGTTTGGGTGGAAACCGGTATTTTTCATTGCTGGGGCATGTTCCGGATTTGTTCTGCTGCTGTGCCTGATGATCCTGGTTCCCATGCCCATTGAAAAAAAAGAAAGTTCATTATCAGGTATATTGAGCGCCCTGGATTTCAGGCCTGTATGGCAGAATTCTGGGGCAAGAACCTACATCATTGCCTATATGTGTCATATGTGGGAAATGTTTGCCGCCCGTTCCTGGATGGTGGCTTTCCTGACCTTTTCCATAACGCTTCACGCCGGTTCCACACCGTTCATGGCGCCAACCACGGTCATGGCTGTTGCTGGAATATCTGGTATGTTTGCCAGCATTCTGTTTGGTGAACTTGCCGTAAAATTTGGCCGTCACAGGATCGTATCCGCTGTCATGACGGTGTCAGGCCTGCTCAGCCTGGGCATTGGATTTATGGCAGACCTGCCATTTCCTGCGCTTGTCTGCCTTTGCATTGCCTATACTTTTTTCTTCCAGGGGGATTCTGCAGCCATCCATGCCGGTGTTATCACTGCAGCCGATCCGGACCGGCGTGGCGCCACCATGGCGCTTCAATCCCTGGCAGGATTTGCTGCCGCCTCGCTTTCCCCCATTGTGGTCGGGGTGGTTCTGGATCTGACAGGGGGCGGTAACAGCCCCTTTTCCTGGGGACTGACCTTTGCCACCATGGGATTGACTGCTTTTTCAGGGTTGGTGCTGCTTTTAAGGGTTCATGCCAGGAACAAACCTTGA
- a CDS encoding lyase family protein: MILYGEETKKALILFGPGQTAREMIRAYGEVKLAAIRAQQESSGLYPGDYFPLLEETAKEIIEGQLDAQFPLPLSQGGAGTSFHMNLCEVLSEGTNRKYKGDFKAHPLDHLARFQSTNDTFPTAVTLMTFRYLEQVEQKVVCLQEQLVSRETLYEEWLMCGRTELQDALPMTLGQLYSAWAGPVERDRWRLNKLKERLRTIPLGGTAIGTGYSAPRNYVFSAEKHLRRITGLPLCRSQNLCDQVAHTDNLAECAAGLGLCADNLYKMCSDMLLYSSSLSGEIRHKEMQYGSTIMPDKSNPVLLELIRGLSMECASSAALIREYSRSGQMQLNANLPFLAEQMIRLFHSLTRALDCAAGPLMDALEPDREKMEARLAVSPALLNTLKDVLGYSRLKELIPRIKAASPSNRDALILWLNQNTGLSKAFLHDKFNYFNLTGFTKE, from the coding sequence ATGATTCTATACGGAGAAGAGACAAAAAAAGCCCTGATTCTATTCGGCCCCGGCCAGACCGCCCGGGAGATGATACGCGCCTATGGGGAAGTCAAACTGGCGGCTATCCGGGCGCAGCAGGAGAGCTCAGGACTCTATCCTGGGGACTATTTTCCCCTGCTGGAAGAGACGGCAAAAGAGATCATCGAGGGCCAACTGGATGCCCAGTTTCCCCTTCCCTTAAGTCAGGGGGGAGCGGGAACCAGTTTCCATATGAATCTGTGCGAAGTCCTCTCAGAGGGGACCAACAGAAAATATAAGGGTGATTTCAAGGCCCATCCCCTGGATCACCTGGCCCGTTTTCAGTCCACCAATGACACCTTCCCCACGGCGGTAACCCTTATGACCTTCCGCTACCTGGAACAGGTGGAACAGAAGGTTGTCTGTCTGCAGGAGCAGCTTGTAAGCCGTGAGACCCTGTATGAGGAGTGGCTGATGTGCGGTCGTACGGAACTTCAGGATGCCCTTCCCATGACCCTGGGGCAACTCTACTCCGCCTGGGCAGGTCCGGTGGAAAGAGACCGCTGGCGCCTGAATAAACTCAAAGAAAGGCTCAGAACCATCCCCCTGGGGGGTACAGCCATCGGAACAGGGTATTCGGCCCCGCGGAACTATGTCTTTTCAGCAGAAAAACATCTTCGGCGGATTACGGGCCTCCCTCTCTGCCGGAGCCAGAATCTCTGCGACCAGGTCGCCCATACGGACAATCTGGCCGAATGCGCCGCAGGCCTTGGTCTCTGCGCAGATAACCTGTACAAGATGTGCAGTGATATGCTGCTCTACAGCTCCTCACTCAGCGGAGAGATCCGGCACAAGGAAATGCAGTACGGTTCTACCATCATGCCGGACAAGAGCAACCCTGTTCTGCTGGAACTGATCAGAGGCTTGAGCATGGAGTGCGCCTCCTCCGCCGCGCTTATCAGAGAGTACAGCCGCTCGGGACAGATGCAGCTCAATGCCAATCTGCCGTTCCTGGCCGAGCAGATGATCCGTCTGTTCCACAGCCTGACAAGGGCCCTGGACTGCGCCGCAGGTCCTCTCATGGACGCCCTGGAGCCGGACAGGGAAAAAATGGAAGCCCGCCTGGCAGTGAGTCCGGCCCTTTTGAATACCCTGAAAGATGTTCTGGGTTACAGTCGGCTCAAAGAGCTGATTCCCCGGATTAAAGCGGCCTCCCCGTCGAACAGGGATGCATTGATACTATGGCTGAATCAGAATACCGGCCTCAGTAAGGCGTTTCTGCACGATAAATTCAACTACTTCAACCTAACCGGTTTTACAAAGGAGTAA
- the glgC gene encoding glucose-1-phosphate adenylyltransferase — protein sequence MQNQTLTFLLAGGVGSRLHPLTSSRSKPSVPFGGKYRIIDFTLANCLHSGLRRILVLTQYKSHSLNKHLRDGWSIFNPELGEYITPVPAQMNSGEHWYQGTADAIFQNLNLLERSNAEYTLILSGDHIYRMDYAAMLSAHQEQGADVTIACMEVPVEEAKAFGVVVTNADLKIIAFEEKPGQPTPLPENPEKALVSMGLYVFSTKLLSRALVEDQHNDASSHDFGKDILPRLVQHHKVQAYKFGGARGRVTPDRYWRDVGTLDAYYQANMDLLKPFPPLNLYQRDWPIRTYQPQSPPARTINGNSGAESVFVNSILAGGVVISGGSVRHSILFQDIFIDENAIIEKSILFGGVHVGTGARLQNCIIDQNVSIPPGEQIGYDLVKDRNRFTVSEKGIVVVPKDFVFVS from the coding sequence ATGCAAAATCAGACATTAACCTTCCTTTTGGCTGGAGGCGTAGGTTCCCGGTTACACCCTTTGACTTCGAGCCGCTCCAAGCCTTCAGTTCCTTTTGGCGGCAAGTACCGGATTATTGATTTTACCCTGGCCAACTGCCTGCATTCGGGATTGCGTCGAATATTAGTTTTAACGCAGTATAAGTCCCACTCCTTGAACAAGCATCTTCGAGATGGCTGGTCAATCTTTAATCCTGAGTTAGGGGAATATATCACGCCTGTTCCTGCCCAGATGAATAGTGGAGAACATTGGTATCAAGGAACAGCCGATGCTATTTTTCAAAATCTGAATTTACTGGAACGCAGCAATGCCGAGTATACCTTAATCCTTTCCGGGGATCATATTTATAGGATGGACTACGCGGCAATGCTCAGCGCCCATCAAGAGCAGGGCGCAGATGTCACCATCGCCTGTATGGAGGTTCCTGTTGAGGAAGCAAAGGCGTTTGGTGTGGTCGTTACCAATGCGGATCTCAAAATAATTGCCTTTGAGGAAAAACCTGGACAGCCTACGCCCCTTCCTGAAAATCCAGAAAAAGCCCTGGTTTCCATGGGGTTATATGTGTTTTCTACCAAACTGTTAAGCCGCGCATTGGTGGAAGATCAGCACAATGATGCTTCAAGTCACGATTTTGGCAAAGACATTTTGCCTCGACTGGTGCAACACCATAAAGTGCAGGCCTATAAATTCGGCGGAGCACGGGGCAGGGTCACCCCTGATCGCTACTGGCGGGATGTGGGCACACTAGATGCCTATTACCAGGCAAACATGGATCTGCTGAAGCCCTTTCCACCGTTAAATCTTTATCAGCGAGACTGGCCTATCCGTACATATCAGCCACAGTCTCCGCCTGCCAGAACGATTAACGGAAATTCTGGCGCTGAAAGCGTATTCGTTAATTCAATATTGGCCGGTGGTGTTGTAATTTCCGGTGGCAGTGTCAGACATTCCATATTGTTTCAAGATATCTTTATTGATGAAAACGCCATCATTGAAAAATCAATTCTGTTTGGTGGCGTTCATGTTGGTACAGGTGCCAGATTGCAGAACTGTATTATTGATCAAAACGTGAGCATTCCCCCCGGAGAGCAGATTGGTTACGACCTGGTGAAAGACCGAAATCGATTTACCGTTTCTGAAAAAGGAATTGTTGTCGTACCCAAAGATTTTGTTTTTGTCTCCTGA
- a CDS encoding zinc metalloprotease HtpX, with the protein MNKRFLVNQKLKNLMHTILILLMLAALLGGLGWTIAGTTGLLFALVLSVASYFLTPRVPAHLIMLASGARRVSPGSLPQLHGIAGTLSQRAGLTTLPRLYYHPSARLNAFAAGTPEDPAICVSRGLLSVLNLDEIAGVMGHEISHISNNDMKVMGFAALFGLLTQFASLAGQLLLLFSLPLILLSDVEISLVALALLIFAPALSTLLQFTLSRTREFDADLGSAFLTGNPLMLASALNKLEVYRQHGLKRFFRLAPDQGLVWLNTHPSTGERIRRLMNYMPGRSNKFGQEGYCYP; encoded by the coding sequence ATGAACAAGCGATTTCTGGTAAATCAAAAACTTAAAAATCTGATGCATACCATCTTGATTCTATTGATGCTGGCGGCGCTTTTAGGCGGACTGGGCTGGACCATCGCCGGCACTACCGGCCTTCTGTTTGCCCTTGTGCTGAGTGTGGCGTCATATTTTCTAACTCCCCGTGTGCCGGCCCATCTCATCATGCTGGCCTCCGGTGCAAGGCGGGTTTCCCCTGGTTCACTGCCCCAGCTGCATGGAATCGCTGGTACATTGTCCCAGCGCGCCGGCCTGACAACCCTGCCCCGGCTCTACTATCATCCTTCAGCCCGCCTCAACGCCTTTGCTGCGGGAACCCCAGAAGACCCTGCCATCTGCGTTTCCAGGGGGCTTCTGTCTGTCCTGAATCTGGATGAAATTGCAGGAGTAATGGGGCACGAGATCTCCCATATCAGCAACAATGACATGAAGGTCATGGGGTTTGCTGCGCTTTTCGGGCTATTGACCCAGTTTGCCTCGCTTGCCGGGCAGTTGCTTCTGCTCTTTTCCCTTCCGTTGATACTGTTGAGTGATGTAGAGATTTCCCTTGTGGCACTGGCCCTGCTGATATTTGCACCGGCATTGAGCACATTGCTGCAGTTTACCCTGTCAAGAACCCGGGAGTTTGACGCCGACCTGGGCAGCGCATTTCTGACTGGAAATCCGTTGATGCTGGCCTCGGCACTGAATAAACTTGAAGTTTACAGGCAACATGGATTAAAGCGGTTTTTCCGGCTGGCTCCGGATCAGGGGCTGGTATGGCTCAATACCCATCCCTCAACAGGTGAACGCATCCGGCGCCTGATGAATTATATGCCCGGACGATCTAATAAATTTGGGCAGGAAGGATACTGTTATCCATAA
- a CDS encoding saccharopine dehydrogenase family protein has product MARVMIIGAGGVGQVVAHKCAQVPEVFTDIMLASRTRSKCDKIAAGIDRHIETAQVDADNVPELVALINTFKPDLIINVALPYQDLHIMDACLETGVHYLDTANYEPLDEARFCYKWQWDYHERFKAKGLMALLGSGFDPGVTNVFTAWAKKHHFDRIDTLDIIDCNAGDHGQPFATNFNPEINIREITQKGRYYEAGKWVETEPMALSKDFDFPEGIGPKKIFLLYHEELESLTHHFPEIKQARFWMTFSEAYLTHLKVLENVGMTRIDPVLYEGKEIVPLQFLKALLPDPASLGPLTKGRTCIGCLVKGEKDGAEKTYYIYNICDHEEVYKEVGSQGVSYTTGVPAMIGALLMLTKKWTGKGVFNMEEFDPDPFMERLNIHGLPWKETIL; this is encoded by the coding sequence ATGGCCAGGGTAATGATAATCGGCGCCGGCGGCGTCGGTCAGGTGGTCGCCCATAAATGCGCCCAGGTTCCGGAGGTGTTTACCGACATTATGTTGGCCAGCCGGACCCGTTCAAAATGTGACAAGATTGCCGCCGGGATTGACCGGCATATCGAGACGGCCCAGGTGGATGCGGACAATGTGCCCGAGCTTGTGGCCCTGATCAACACCTTTAAGCCGGACCTGATCATCAACGTGGCCCTGCCCTACCAGGATCTCCATATCATGGACGCCTGCCTGGAAACCGGGGTGCACTACCTTGATACGGCCAACTATGAGCCCCTGGATGAAGCCAGGTTCTGCTACAAGTGGCAGTGGGACTACCATGAAAGATTCAAGGCAAAGGGACTCATGGCACTGCTGGGCAGCGGGTTTGACCCCGGGGTGACCAATGTGTTCACAGCCTGGGCAAAAAAGCACCACTTTGACCGCATCGACACCCTTGATATCATCGACTGCAACGCCGGGGACCATGGCCAGCCCTTTGCCACCAACTTCAACCCGGAGATCAACATCCGGGAGATCACCCAGAAGGGCCGGTATTACGAAGCAGGCAAATGGGTTGAAACCGAGCCCATGGCCCTCTCAAAGGATTTTGACTTCCCCGAGGGGATCGGACCCAAAAAGATATTTCTCCTCTACCACGAGGAGCTGGAATCCCTGACCCATCATTTTCCCGAAATCAAGCAGGCCCGGTTCTGGATGACCTTTTCAGAGGCATACCTGACCCACCTGAAGGTCCTGGAGAACGTGGGCATGACCCGGATCGATCCTGTGCTCTACGAGGGAAAAGAGATCGTGCCCCTGCAGTTCCTCAAGGCCCTCCTGCCCGACCCTGCCTCCCTGGGACCCCTCACCAAAGGCCGCACCTGCATCGGATGCCTGGTCAAGGGGGAAAAGGACGGGGCAGAAAAAACCTACTACATCTACAACATCTGCGACCATGAGGAGGTGTACAAGGAGGTTGGCTCCCAGGGCGTATCCTACACCACCGGGGTGCCGGCCATGATCGGTGCCCTGCTTATGCTCACAAAAAAATGGACGGGCAAAGGGGTTTTCAATATGGAAGAGTTTGATCCAGACCCCTTTATGGAACGACTCAACATTCACGGACTCCCATGGAAAGAAACGATCCTTTAA
- the speA gene encoding biosynthetic arginine decarboxylase has protein sequence MNQKDKLERWTIEDSADLYHIREWGVGYFDISDSGDVVVTPLRNNKDISVNLPEIIAGIQARGYDMPVLLRIEDILDSQITHMHESFRTAIRTFDYKGEFKGVFPIKVNQQKQVIEAITNIGTQYHHGLEAGSKAELIAALSFLKDKEACLVCNGYKDREFIDLGLYACKMGYKCFFVLEMPSELDLILERSSALGIRPLIGVRFKLSTQAGGHWTESAGDRSIFGLSTSQIIEVIEKLKSLEMLDCLQLLHYHLGSQISNIRDIRASVQEACQVYAGLVKEGAAMGYFDLGGGLAVDYDGSHTNYMNSRNYSLEEYCADVIEAIMEILDVDKISHPNIITESGRATVAYYSILLFNIFDTNTFDPEPLPETLAQGTPEIVENIMEVLTSLNLRNIQECYNDALYYRDQARQMFKLGKISLRERSLVEKIFWNIIHAVGDNIKHLKFVPKDLTGIDIALCDTYYANFSVFQSLPDSWAIGHIFPVMPIHRLDEMPTRNAILADITCDCDGKIDRFIDRQGIRRALRLHKPRKDEDYILGVFLVGAYQETLGDLHNLLGDTNVVSIRVNPDGSYTFVREIEGDSVADVLSYVEYSPKRMTRRFRATAEEAVREDLISPQERRMIMTMYEEGLRGYPYFEK, from the coding sequence ATGAATCAAAAAGATAAGCTGGAAAGGTGGACCATTGAGGATTCTGCCGATCTCTACCACATCCGGGAATGGGGAGTGGGATACTTTGATATCTCAGACAGCGGGGATGTGGTGGTTACCCCACTTCGAAACAACAAGGATATCTCAGTCAACCTGCCTGAAATCATCGCCGGCATCCAGGCCCGGGGGTATGACATGCCCGTCCTGCTGCGCATCGAAGATATCCTGGACTCCCAGATCACCCACATGCACGAAAGTTTTCGCACAGCCATCAGAACCTTTGACTACAAGGGAGAGTTCAAGGGGGTTTTCCCGATAAAGGTCAACCAGCAGAAACAGGTGATAGAGGCCATCACCAATATCGGCACCCAGTACCACCACGGCCTTGAGGCGGGCAGCAAGGCGGAACTCATTGCTGCACTGTCGTTTCTCAAGGACAAGGAGGCCTGCCTGGTCTGCAACGGCTACAAGGACCGGGAATTCATCGATCTTGGCCTCTATGCCTGCAAAATGGGCTACAAATGTTTTTTTGTCCTGGAGATGCCAAGCGAACTTGACCTGATACTGGAACGCTCCAGTGCCCTGGGAATCCGGCCCCTCATCGGCGTCCGCTTTAAACTCTCCACCCAGGCCGGAGGCCACTGGACAGAGTCCGCAGGGGACCGGAGCATCTTCGGCCTGTCCACCTCACAGATCATCGAGGTGATAGAGAAACTCAAATCCCTGGAGATGCTCGACTGCCTCCAGCTGCTCCACTACCACCTGGGGTCCCAGATATCCAACATCCGGGATATCCGCGCCTCGGTGCAGGAGGCCTGCCAGGTCTATGCCGGACTGGTCAAAGAGGGAGCAGCCATGGGGTATTTCGATCTGGGGGGAGGGCTGGCCGTGGATTACGACGGCTCCCACACCAACTACATGAATTCCCGGAATTACTCGTTGGAAGAGTACTGCGCCGACGTCATTGAGGCGATCATGGAGATCCTGGACGTGGATAAGATTTCTCACCCCAACATCATCACGGAATCGGGACGGGCCACGGTGGCCTACTACTCGATACTCCTGTTCAACATCTTTGACACCAACACCTTTGATCCGGAACCCCTGCCGGAAACCCTTGCCCAGGGAACCCCGGAAATCGTCGAAAACATAATGGAGGTCTTGACCAGCCTGAATCTGAGAAACATCCAGGAGTGCTACAACGATGCCCTGTACTACCGGGACCAGGCCCGCCAAATGTTCAAACTGGGAAAAATTTCCCTGAGGGAACGCTCCCTGGTGGAAAAGATCTTCTGGAACATCATCCATGCCGTGGGCGACAACATCAAGCACCTTAAATTTGTGCCCAAGGATCTCACGGGTATCGACATTGCCCTGTGTGACACCTATTACGCCAATTTCAGCGTATTCCAGTCCCTGCCGGACTCCTGGGCCATCGGGCACATCTTTCCCGTGATGCCCATCCACAGACTTGACGAAATGCCCACCCGGAACGCGATTCTGGCGGATATCACCTGTGACTGCGACGGAAAGATCGACCGGTTCATCGACCGCCAGGGAATTCGCCGGGCCCTGCGTCTCCACAAACCCAGGAAAGATGAAGATTACATCCTGGGCGTCTTTCTCGTGGGTGCCTACCAGGAAACCCTGGGGGATCTGCACAACCTCCTGGGAGACACCAACGTGGTGAGCATCCGGGTCAACCCGGACGGCAGTTACACCTTTGTCCGGGAAATCGAAGGCGATTCCGTGGCAGATGTCCTGTCCTACGTGGAGTACAGCCCCAAACGGATGACCCGCAGATTCAGGGCCACGGCCGAAGAGGCGGTCCGGGAGGATCTCATCTCTCCCCAGGAACGGCGGATGATCATGACCATGTACGAAGAGGGTCTCAGGGGCTACCCCTACTTTGAGAAATAA
- a CDS encoding transglutaminase family protein, protein MQRYKIIHRTYYNYSCEVTLGPHTLILRPREDHELRIEHSSLKTTPRSTLYWHRDVEGNSVAIANFDSPTTQLVIESEVIIQQFNETPLDFLVADYAMGYPFRYQPDDRVLLSPYMALPGRETIDVVNKWITTFWQPGDPIQTYTLLQRLAAHIYKTLSYQVREEPGVQTALHTLSCGTGSCRDFAFLFMEAARCLGLAARFVSGYLHAPRMSHVIGTTHAWAEVYLPGAGWKGFDPTIGEMAGIDHIAVAVARLPESVPPVAGSFTGASDSVLDVGVWVSKC, encoded by the coding sequence ATGCAACGCTATAAAATTATTCATCGTACTTACTACAACTATTCTTGTGAGGTTACCCTTGGACCCCATACTTTGATTCTGCGGCCAAGGGAAGACCATGAACTGCGCATAGAACATTCTTCCCTAAAAACCACACCCCGGTCGACCCTGTACTGGCATCGGGATGTGGAGGGAAATTCAGTTGCGATTGCAAATTTCGATTCGCCCACGACCCAGTTGGTGATTGAGAGCGAAGTTATCATCCAGCAGTTCAATGAAACGCCCCTCGACTTTCTGGTTGCGGATTACGCAATGGGTTATCCCTTTAGGTATCAACCGGATGACAGGGTTTTGCTGTCTCCCTATATGGCATTACCTGGGCGGGAAACAATCGATGTGGTGAATAAATGGATTACCACTTTCTGGCAACCTGGCGACCCGATTCAGACCTACACGCTCTTACAGCGACTTGCCGCCCACATTTATAAAACATTGTCATACCAGGTGAGGGAGGAGCCTGGCGTACAAACAGCCCTGCATACACTGTCCTGCGGAACTGGATCTTGCCGTGATTTTGCTTTCCTCTTTATGGAAGCAGCCAGGTGCCTGGGACTGGCCGCACGCTTTGTGAGTGGATATCTCCACGCACCACGGATGTCCCATGTCATTGGCACGACCCATGCCTGGGCCGAGGTTTACCTGCCCGGCGCAGGATGGAAGGGATTCGATCCAACGATTGGTGAAATGGCTGGAATCGACCACATCGCCGTAGCCGTGGCAAGGTTGCCCGAATCGGTGCCGCCTGTCGCGGGATCATTCACTGGCGCCTCGGATTCTGTTCTTGATGTGGGAGTCTGGGTAAGCAAATGCTGA
- a CDS encoding LBF_0142 family lipoprotein → MVMIRVASLPGAGCVMGIMLLILSGCSTANLNSPERRQDFKPLGGDVSIQQLQGEVLQTMDPLGRYQKHSAMEVTGTDVWESTIIRWLTPLDENTQQFHARLGLSRQQIEFTFLNGEKKGQTIGFDGKSYERTGTRKRHRKSASISLYLGPLQCYLEWHQTLMRHPALTLVGTTEINTIPYRVVYATQGPPTRDLAEYDQYLIYINTRTNRIDYVEFTLRKLSRSYRGVVHYRDYKQVQGMLMPFWIGIGSDLAGPDFDHYFVIDHIEFSGLD, encoded by the coding sequence ATGGTCATGATACGAGTTGCATCATTGCCGGGGGCGGGGTGTGTAATGGGTATCATGCTCCTGATTTTGTCCGGCTGTTCCACCGCAAACCTGAACTCACCGGAGCGCAGGCAGGATTTTAAACCCCTTGGCGGGGACGTATCCATACAGCAGCTTCAGGGGGAAGTACTGCAGACCATGGACCCTCTGGGCCGTTATCAGAAACATTCAGCCATGGAAGTGACCGGCACGGATGTCTGGGAATCAACCATCATTCGGTGGCTGACGCCCCTGGATGAGAACACTCAGCAATTTCATGCCCGCCTGGGGCTTTCCCGTCAGCAGATTGAGTTCACCTTTTTGAACGGTGAAAAAAAAGGGCAGACCATCGGGTTTGACGGAAAGAGTTATGAACGCACCGGCACCCGAAAGCGCCACAGGAAAAGTGCCTCCATCTCCCTGTATCTGGGACCGCTGCAGTGCTACCTGGAGTGGCACCAGACCCTGATGCGCCACCCGGCACTGACCCTGGTGGGAACGACAGAAATCAACACCATTCCCTACCGGGTTGTTTATGCCACGCAAGGGCCGCCCACCCGGGATCTGGCAGAATACGACCAGTATCTGATCTACATCAATACCCGTACCAACCGCATCGACTACGTTGAATTCACGCTGCGCAAACTCTCCCGGTCCTACCGGGGCGTTGTTCATTACCGCGATTACAAACAGGTCCAGGGCATGCTCATGCCGTTCTGGATAGGGATTGGCAGTGACCTGGCCGGGCCGGATTTTGATCACTATTTTGTGATTGATCACATCGAATTCAGCGGTCTGGATTAA
- the hydF gene encoding [FeFe] hydrogenase H-cluster maturation GTPase HydF has product MSTPPLAEMTRIVLAGVRNAGKSSLMNNLFQKDIAITSETPGTTTDPVTRKIELGKLGMCAITDTAGLDDAGALGEQRILKTRERLETADLILFVSPGDKAPTPAEKELKNWLLEKNLPWIGVISFKDLPRHEEKKTFFEQQEQIVLDNTIEKSCLPLIEKMEKLEKEIHREMTPVEGLVQEQDLVLLVTPIDLAAPAGRLILPQVETIRDLLDRDCAALIVKERELYTFYHNIGIKPALVITDSQVFHKVAADIPEDQPLTSFSILFARKKGDPSLFIRSLNALKNFPQKGRVLVMEVCSHHRQAEDLGTVKIPRLFRQLVGSQVEFGHTRKVPKDPDAWDMVIHCAGCMITQKAMDSRLEIFREKGIPVLNYGLFLAWANGLLPRALEPFPELAELFLENNPL; this is encoded by the coding sequence ATGAGTACCCCCCCCCTGGCGGAAATGACCCGCATCGTCCTGGCAGGCGTCAGGAATGCCGGGAAATCCTCCCTTATGAACAATCTCTTCCAGAAAGATATCGCCATTACCTCGGAGACGCCGGGAACCACCACCGATCCGGTTACACGAAAAATAGAACTGGGCAAACTGGGGATGTGCGCCATTACAGATACAGCCGGTCTGGATGATGCAGGCGCCCTTGGAGAACAGCGGATACTAAAAACCAGAGAACGTCTGGAAACGGCGGATCTTATTCTCTTTGTCAGCCCGGGAGACAAGGCCCCCACCCCTGCAGAAAAGGAGCTGAAGAACTGGCTTCTTGAAAAAAATCTTCCCTGGATCGGGGTTATCAGCTTTAAAGATCTTCCCCGCCACGAAGAAAAAAAAACCTTCTTTGAGCAACAAGAGCAGATTGTTCTGGATAATACCATCGAGAAAAGCTGTCTGCCTCTGATCGAAAAAATGGAAAAACTGGAGAAGGAGATCCACCGAGAGATGACGCCCGTTGAGGGCCTGGTGCAGGAACAGGATCTGGTACTGCTCGTAACCCCCATTGATCTTGCAGCCCCGGCAGGCCGTCTGATCCTCCCCCAGGTGGAAACCATTCGAGACCTGCTGGATCGGGATTGTGCCGCCCTTATCGTAAAAGAGAGGGAACTGTACACCTTCTATCATAATATAGGAATCAAACCGGCCCTGGTAATCACGGACAGTCAGGTGTTTCATAAGGTTGCAGCAGATATCCCCGAAGATCAGCCGCTGACCTCCTTTTCAATCCTCTTTGCCCGTAAAAAGGGGGATCCCTCCCTCTTTATCCGAAGCCTTAACGCCTTGAAAAACTTTCCGCAAAAAGGGCGGGTCCTGGTAATGGAGGTCTGCTCCCACCACCGCCAGGCCGAGGACCTGGGAACGGTCAAGATCCCCCGTCTATTCCGGCAGCTGGTCGGATCCCAGGTGGAGTTTGGTCACACCCGAAAGGTGCCAAAAGATCCAGATGCATGGGATATGGTCATTCATTGTGCAGGGTGCATGATCACTCAAAAGGCCATGGATTCCCGCCTTGAAATATTCAGAGAAAAAGGGATCCCCGTACTGAACTACGGCCTTTTTCTGGCCTGGGCCAACGGTCTTCTTCCCCGGGCGCTGGAACCTTTTCCTGAATTGGCTGAACTCTTTTTGGAAAACAATCCCCTGTAA